Proteins found in one Patescibacteria group bacterium genomic segment:
- a CDS encoding B12-binding domain-containing radical SAM protein, with protein sequence MDILFINPPSPDNSIIIRDFNRSGRTSKERIIWPQTSLAYLAAMTPENLKIEILDCIAEKINWDKFLKILNIKKPRYVVSHVITSTARNDLRVFEEAKKIGAITITMGPHVTELPEKTLRENLDLDFVIVGEPEITFRELIKNLETKIHDFGKIKGLAYRIQEKIKINERREFLANLDELPIPRHDLLPLNKYVFPFMASKFTFVLSERGCPFPCTFCRQPIMWERKIRHRSPESIIKELKILKEIGLKEFIFHSDTFTIDKDIVMKLCQMMINENFNFRWACNSRVDTVDEEMLKLMKKAGCWMIAYGIESGSPEILKKCEKEATVEQAEKTVKLTHENGIKVYGYFIIGLLGETQKTIQETIEFSKKLPITFAIFHIASPYPGTKFYQQVKEKGWLVSEKWENIDQGRNAPIHYPQLSGKEIMAGTKKAYRSFYLRPKVILNILCSIRNFGDLEALFRAGIAQLF encoded by the coding sequence ATGGACATTCTTTTCATTAATCCCCCATCACCGGACAACTCAATTATTATTAGAGATTTCAATCGTTCGGGCAGAACAAGCAAAGAAAGAATCATTTGGCCTCAAACTAGTTTGGCCTATTTAGCCGCTATGACCCCTGAAAATCTTAAAATAGAAATACTTGACTGTATAGCTGAAAAAATAAACTGGGATAAATTTTTGAAGATATTGAATATTAAAAAACCTCGCTATGTGGTATCTCATGTCATAACCTCTACCGCCCGAAATGATTTAAGGGTGTTTGAAGAAGCAAAAAAGATAGGTGCCATTACTATAACCATGGGTCCTCATGTAACAGAGCTTCCTGAAAAAACATTACGAGAAAACCTTGACCTAGATTTTGTTATTGTTGGTGAACCTGAAATTACTTTTAGAGAATTAATTAAAAATCTTGAAACTAAAATCCACGATTTTGGGAAAATAAAAGGTCTGGCCTATCGTATTCAGGAAAAAATAAAAATAAATGAAAGAAGAGAATTCTTAGCAAATTTAGATGAATTACCTATCCCCCGCCACGACCTGTTGCCTTTGAATAAATATGTTTTTCCTTTTATGGCTTCCAAATTTACTTTTGTCCTTTCTGAAAGAGGATGTCCTTTCCCTTGTACTTTCTGCCGTCAACCAATTATGTGGGAAAGAAAAATTAGACACAGATCTCCTGAAAGTATAATCAAAGAATTAAAAATCCTTAAAGAAATAGGATTAAAAGAGTTTATTTTCCATTCAGATACTTTTACCATAGATAAAGATATAGTTATGAAGCTTTGTCAAATGATGATTAATGAAAACTTTAATTTTAGATGGGCTTGTAATAGTCGAGTAGATACAGTAGACGAAGAAATGCTAAAATTAATGAAAAAAGCGGGTTGTTGGATGATTGCCTATGGCATTGAGTCAGGATCTCCAGAAATTTTAAAAAAATGTGAAAAGGAAGCCACAGTGGAACAAGCAGAAAAAACTGTTAAATTAACTCACGAAAATGGCATTAAAGTCTATGGATATTTCATAATAGGGCTTCTCGGTGAAACCCAAAAAACCATTCAGGAAACAATTGAATTCTCCAAAAAACTACCTATTACTTTCGCTATTTTCCATATTGCCTCTCCTTATCCTGGAACTAAATTCTATCAACAAGTTAAAGAAAAAGGATGGTTGGTTTCAGAAAAATGGGAAAACATTGATCAGGGCAGAAATGCTCCTATTCATTATCCTCAACTCTCTGGAAAAGAAATAATGGCTGGAACTAAAAAAGCTTACAGGTCATTCTATCTAAGGCCAAAAGTAATTTTAAATATCCTATGCTCAATTCGTAATTTTGGAGACCTTGAAGCGCTTTTCCGAGCCGGAATAGCACAACTTTTCTAA
- a CDS encoding sugar transferase → MSSMRKILVFLGDIFLIYLSLFLTLLLGFFGEFSFEIFSLHVLPFSIIYVFWFIIFYIFGLYDLHLIKTKTSFYANTLGALAVSLVLGMLFFYTVPFFEIAPKTNLVINILIFGILFLGWRRLFYSLFSVHFLNRTIIMGKGSEVEILKEEINEKPYLGYKIISIDINKDLFSQIQKHNIDTVIFTEEFESNPEMLKALYFCLPARVNFLEFAKAYELIYEKIPVSTVSQSWFLENIKEREKSFYDETKRIFDIISASFLFILTLPLWPFIAMAIKLEDKGYVFYSQKRIGKDRNSFVLYKFRSMKVGAEKENAVWAEKEDKRITKVGKFLRQSHLDEIPQMINVIKGDISLVGPRPERPEFVEKLEREIPHYHLRHLVKPGFTGWAQIKFRYGRSFIDSRKKFQYDLYYLKNRNFLLDIGILLRTFQLFFKKE, encoded by the coding sequence ATGTCAAGTATGAGGAAAATCCTTGTTTTTTTGGGGGATATTTTCTTAATCTATCTCTCACTTTTTCTAACCTTATTGTTAGGGTTTTTTGGTGAATTTAGTTTTGAAATATTCTCTTTGCATGTGTTGCCTTTTTCCATTATTTATGTTTTTTGGTTCATTATTTTCTATATTTTCGGCCTTTACGACCTTCATTTGATTAAAACTAAAACCTCTTTTTATGCCAATACTCTTGGGGCCCTTGCTGTAAGTTTAGTTCTGGGAATGCTTTTCTTTTATACAGTTCCTTTTTTTGAAATTGCTCCAAAAACCAATTTAGTAATAAATATTTTAATTTTTGGAATCTTGTTTTTAGGCTGGCGCAGATTATTTTATTCTCTGTTTTCAGTGCACTTTTTAAACAGAACCATAATAATGGGGAAAGGTTCTGAAGTTGAAATATTAAAAGAAGAAATTAATGAAAAACCTTATCTCGGCTATAAGATAATTTCAATAGATATAAATAAAGATCTTTTTTCTCAGATTCAAAAACATAACATTGACACAGTGATTTTCACAGAAGAATTTGAATCAAACCCTGAAATGCTTAAAGCCCTTTATTTTTGTTTACCAGCTAGAGTAAACTTTTTAGAATTTGCTAAAGCTTATGAATTGATTTATGAAAAAATTCCGGTCTCAACAGTTTCTCAATCCTGGTTTTTAGAGAATATAAAGGAAAGAGAGAAAAGTTTTTATGATGAAACAAAAAGGATTTTTGATATAATTTCAGCCAGCTTTTTATTCATTCTAACTCTCCCCCTTTGGCCTTTTATTGCCATGGCTATTAAATTAGAAGATAAAGGTTATGTATTTTATTCTCAGAAAAGAATTGGAAAAGACAGAAATTCTTTTGTTTTATATAAATTCAGGTCAATGAAAGTTGGAGCAGAAAAAGAGAATGCTGTTTGGGCAGAAAAAGAAGACAAAAGAATAACTAAAGTTGGAAAGTTTTTAAGACAAAGTCATTTAGATGAAATCCCTCAAATGATAAATGTAATAAAAGGAGATATTTCTTTGGTTGGACCAAGACCAGAAAGGCCAGAGTTTGTTGAAAAACTAGAGAGAGAAATTCCCCATTATCATTTAAGACATCTAGTAAAACCTGGGTTTACAGGCTGGGCCCAGATAAAATTCAGGTATGGAAGGTCTTTTATAGACAGCCGTAAAAAATTTCAGTATGATTTATATTATTTGAAAAATAGAAACTTTTTGCTTGATATAGGAATTTTACTTAGAACTTTTCAATTATTTTTTAAAAAAGAATAA
- a CDS encoding glycosyltransferase family 2 protein — protein MNQIKTSIIIPAYNEEKGIEKVIANVKKHLNQECEIIVVNDGSTDRTKNILEQMPSIKVINHLENRGYGAALKSGIQKARGGYVLIIDADGTYPTESISDLLNQKERYDMVVGARINPQSQIPLARKPVKWLLTQLANYLTGTKIPDLNSGLRIIKGDVLNQFIHLLPDGFSFTTTITLALLTNNYQVKYFPINYYKRKGESKIKPIRDTLNFLQLIIRTILYFNPLKVFIPISLILFLLSLGVLVYSYFFTPQIMDITIVIFFISAIQILAIGMIADLIVKSRK, from the coding sequence ATGAATCAAATAAAAACATCGATCATTATACCAGCCTATAATGAAGAAAAGGGAATTGAAAAAGTAATTGCGAATGTCAAAAAACATCTTAACCAAGAATGCGAAATAATAGTAGTTAATGACGGTTCCACTGATAGAACTAAAAACATACTGGAACAAATGCCTAGTATTAAAGTTATCAATCATCTCGAAAACCGCGGTTATGGAGCGGCTCTTAAGTCTGGTATCCAAAAGGCCCGAGGAGGATATGTTCTAATTATTGATGCTGATGGTACCTATCCAACAGAAAGTATCTCTGATTTACTTAACCAAAAAGAGCGTTACGATATGGTAGTTGGAGCTAGAATAAATCCTCAGAGTCAAATACCTCTTGCCAGAAAGCCAGTTAAATGGCTGCTTACCCAACTAGCCAACTATTTAACAGGAACCAAAATCCCGGATTTAAATTCCGGACTCAGAATAATTAAAGGAGATGTTTTAAACCAGTTTATTCATCTCTTGCCTGATGGATTTTCTTTTACTACCACCATTACTTTGGCTTTATTGACCAATAACTATCAAGTTAAATACTTTCCCATCAATTATTATAAAAGAAAAGGTGAATCAAAGATAAAACCAATTAGAGATACTTTAAATTTTCTTCAACTAATAATTAGAACTATCCTTTATTTTAATCCCCTCAAAGTCTTTATCCCAATTAGTTTAATTTTATTCTTGTTAAGTCTGGGAGTTCTAGTCTATAGCTATTTTTTCACGCCTCAAATAATGGATATTACTATTGTTATTTTTTTCATTTCAGCCATTCAAATATTGGCAATCGGCATGATAGCTGATTTAATTGTTAAAAGTAGAAAATAA
- a CDS encoding O-antigen ligase family protein gives MIQALKKICLFIIKTGAYLALFAPVIVYRYSFFPFVTPKTIYFRILVEIMLAAYLILILLFPRYRPKPNIILTAILTFIFVLIVTSVLGINFERSFWSTYERMTGIFTFLHLLAFFVILTSTFKKREDWEKILAVSVLVGIILCIGVLTNSQLSSRGGGAIGNTSFLAAYLLFDIFFALVLFLTKKSSFLRIFSGISLLFLIPTLLISTARGAIISFWFGLFLILLGYLLFSKKKKLQKIGTGLILCLVILAIAALVIQPSFLKDRVGNVLKDMKPRFVVWEKGWKGFLEKPIFGWGPENFNVVFTKFFNPCVFLSECGGEIWFDRVHNIVLDTLVNSGVIGLLSHLLIFAVSIFALFKICLKKEENMMPCLIMAALLIIYFAQNLLVFDMISSYTVFFLSLGFVSFLINEEKYSFSDSAEEPSNFIKEGLGRNIVFGLIISLTTLLLYFGNIQPFSSAVSVVEIVIASDNPEEMTVAYKKSLNTLMEKYEIREQFALKIYQSTFNSQNDKEAVKLAFDIGEEQMEESIRKNSLDFRPYLFLGRLYFTDYRFSLDKEKLDSAERVFEKAIELSPTNQQGYWHLAEVKLAQGESQATFDLFKKAIELEPRMARSHWYLATVYYITGQYEQALEKVKDAEAAGYNWRNNAEDVKKVTEIYKALGIELD, from the coding sequence ATGATTCAAGCATTGAAAAAAATTTGTCTTTTCATAATCAAAACAGGAGCATATTTAGCCTTGTTTGCTCCAGTAATTGTTTACCGTTATTCTTTTTTTCCTTTTGTTACTCCAAAGACTATTTATTTCAGGATTTTAGTGGAGATTATGCTGGCTGCTTATCTAATCCTGATATTATTGTTTCCTCGTTATCGGCCAAAACCTAATATTATACTTACTGCTATTTTGACCTTCATTTTTGTATTGATAGTAACATCTGTTTTGGGTATTAATTTTGAAAGGAGTTTTTGGAGTACTTACGAAAGAATGACAGGGATTTTTACTTTTCTTCACCTCTTAGCTTTTTTTGTTATTCTAACAAGCACTTTCAAAAAAAGAGAAGATTGGGAAAAGATTCTTGCTGTGTCAGTGTTGGTGGGAATTATTCTTTGTATTGGTGTCTTAACTAACAGTCAACTTTCTAGCAGAGGAGGAGGAGCAATTGGCAATACCTCTTTTCTGGCAGCTTATCTGCTTTTCGACATTTTCTTTGCTTTAGTCTTGTTCTTAACAAAAAAAAGCTCATTTTTACGAATTTTTTCTGGAATATCTCTGCTTTTCTTGATTCCAACCTTATTAATATCTACTGCTAGAGGAGCAATTATTTCTTTTTGGTTTGGTCTGTTTCTAATATTATTGGGTTATTTACTGTTTTCTAAGAAAAAAAAGCTTCAAAAAATAGGAACTGGTTTGATTCTTTGTTTAGTGATTTTAGCCATTGCTGCACTGGTTATTCAACCCTCTTTTCTTAAAGACAGAGTTGGAAACGTCTTAAAAGACATGAAGCCAAGATTTGTTGTTTGGGAAAAAGGCTGGAAAGGATTTTTAGAAAAACCAATCTTTGGTTGGGGGCCAGAGAATTTTAATGTAGTTTTTACTAAATTCTTTAATCCCTGTGTATTCCTATCAGAGTGCGGGGGAGAGATTTGGTTTGACAGGGTTCATAATATTGTCTTAGATACTTTGGTAAATAGTGGGGTAATCGGGCTTTTAAGTCATTTATTGATTTTCGCAGTTTCCATTTTCGCACTTTTTAAAATCTGTTTAAAAAAAGAAGAAAACATGATGCCTTGTTTAATAATGGCAGCTTTATTAATTATTTACTTTGCCCAAAATCTGCTTGTTTTTGATATGATTTCAAGCTATACAGTATTCTTTTTAAGTTTAGGATTTGTTAGTTTTTTAATAAATGAAGAAAAATATTCCTTTTCAGATTCAGCTGAAGAGCCATCTAATTTTATTAAAGAAGGATTGGGACGAAATATTGTTTTTGGCCTTATCATATCATTAACTACTTTGCTTCTTTATTTTGGCAATATCCAGCCATTTTCAAGCGCTGTAAGTGTTGTTGAAATAGTTATTGCTTCTGATAATCCAGAAGAGATGACGGTGGCTTATAAAAAATCATTAAACACTTTAATGGAAAAATATGAAATTAGAGAACAGTTTGCTTTGAAAATTTATCAGTCTACTTTTAATTCTCAAAATGATAAAGAGGCTGTGAAACTAGCTTTTGATATCGGTGAAGAGCAAATGGAGGAAAGCATTAGAAAGAATTCTTTAGATTTCCGCCCCTATCTTTTTTTAGGCAGACTTTATTTCACTGATTATCGTTTTAGTCTTGACAAGGAAAAATTGGATTCAGCAGAACGGGTTTTTGAAAAAGCAATAGAATTAAGCCCTACCAATCAGCAGGGTTACTGGCATTTAGCTGAAGTGAAGCTGGCGCAAGGTGAAAGTCAAGCAACTTTTGATTTGTTTAAAAAGGCAATTGAAT
- a CDS encoding radical SAM protein — protein sequence MNFKKYLRWAKGYFAQIPFYTIFYITSRCNARCAHCFNWRLIEDSPNRKELSLEEIEKIAKNWGNMLMINLGGGEPYLRNDIPEIVEIFRKYTGVEIVGVPSNGFLTEKIVATAEELLNRFTDIHFRFTFSIDGLSKTHDKIRGVPGGFKKVIQTAKGVKKLKSKYKNFTLNTNSCFMQNNQDELMDLLKYLKTEIDPDTMGVTYIRGEARLSETQQNLYNQKYKEAIDYLTDLKYDKFKNHPLANFIWGATTLARHKVFENLKTGKRNFECYVIKKMIVIDDMGEVKICEMLPTSLGNLREHDYDIKRIVTSDLAKKEYEKIKKHQCNCTWECAIRTGVMYNPKEYFSILKYFFKK from the coding sequence ATGAATTTTAAAAAGTATCTCCGTTGGGCAAAAGGTTATTTTGCCCAAATTCCATTTTATACTATTTTTTACATTACCTCGCGCTGTAATGCTCGCTGCGCGCACTGTTTTAATTGGAGACTAATTGAAGATTCGCCTAATCGTAAAGAGTTAAGTTTAGAAGAAATAGAAAAAATTGCAAAGAATTGGGGTAATATGCTTATGATTAATCTAGGTGGTGGTGAGCCATATTTAAGAAATGATATTCCAGAAATTGTGGAGATTTTTAGAAAGTATACCGGAGTTGAAATTGTAGGCGTGCCGTCCAATGGTTTTTTAACAGAAAAAATCGTGGCTACAGCTGAAGAACTACTTAATCGTTTTACAGATATTCATTTCCGATTTACTTTTTCTATTGATGGTTTGAGTAAAACTCATGATAAAATTCGCGGCGTGCCTGGTGGGTTTAAAAAAGTAATTCAAACAGCCAAAGGAGTTAAAAAACTAAAATCAAAATATAAAAATTTTACCTTAAATACTAATTCATGCTTTATGCAAAATAATCAAGATGAATTAATGGATTTGTTAAAGTACCTTAAAACAGAAATTGATCCTGATACTATGGGTGTAACTTATATTCGCGGTGAAGCTAGATTAAGTGAGACTCAACAAAATCTTTATAATCAAAAATATAAAGAAGCGATTGACTATTTAACAGACTTGAAGTATGACAAATTTAAAAATCACCCCCTAGCCAATTTTATCTGGGGGGCGACAACTCTTGCGCGACATAAAGTGTTTGAGAATTTAAAAACTGGTAAACGCAATTTTGAGTGTTATGTTATTAAAAAAATGATAGTTATTGATGACATGGGTGAAGTTAAAATCTGTGAGATGTTGCCAACTTCTCTAGGAAATTTACGTGAGCATGACTATGATATTAAAAGAATTGTTACTTCAGATTTGGCTAAAAAAGAATATGAAAAAATAAAAAAACACCAATGCAACTGCACTTGGGAATGTGCCATCCGTACAGGCGTAATGTATAATCCTAAAGAATATTTTTCAATTCTAAAATATTTCTTTAAGAAATAA
- a CDS encoding glycosyltransferase family 4 protein: MRIIFLLKNTAVSGGVRVVFEHANRLHNRGHEVCIIYPIVPLSISSRKWGFDFYSFKRLYGKIKNSVLNSIRPNSVKWFPLKAKLLKVPTFNERYIPQADVVIATRWETAYEVSKYHQDKGEKFYFIQHYEIWCGPENKVNATYTQLGLRNIVVSNWIKEILKEKLKAKIEVVIPNGVNLEQFYPENMKRKSDRIRILLPYRRVKWKGIEDGLAACKIAKQRYPTIQIVMFGPEPKEKISSDIEFHKMPYGEKLRKIYNSSDIFVFPSHNEGFGLPPMEAMACKCAVVATEVGGVPDYTIPGKTALVSKPKDVKAMSENIIRLIENPKERKKIAENGYDFIQDFGWDCSTDKLEKVFQNYVK; the protein is encoded by the coding sequence ATGAGAATAATTTTTCTTTTAAAGAACACGGCAGTAAGCGGAGGGGTAAGGGTTGTGTTTGAGCATGCTAATCGTCTCCATAATCGAGGACACGAAGTCTGCATAATATATCCTATAGTGCCCTTATCTATTTCTTCAAGAAAATGGGGTTTTGATTTTTATAGTTTTAAAAGATTATACGGAAAAATCAAAAATTCAGTTTTAAATTCTATTCGGCCGAATTCAGTTAAATGGTTTCCTTTAAAAGCAAAATTGCTTAAAGTCCCGACTTTTAATGAAAGGTATATTCCTCAAGCTGATGTAGTGATAGCGACTAGATGGGAAACGGCTTACGAAGTGAGTAAATACCATCAAGACAAAGGCGAAAAATTTTATTTCATTCAACATTACGAAATTTGGTGCGGTCCGGAAAATAAGGTAAATGCTACTTACACTCAACTTGGGCTTCGCAATATTGTTGTTTCAAATTGGATAAAAGAGATTCTCAAAGAGAAGTTAAAAGCAAAAATTGAAGTGGTAATACCAAACGGTGTTAATCTAGAGCAGTTTTACCCAGAGAACATGAAGAGAAAGAGCGATAGAATCAGAATTTTACTGCCTTACCGTAGAGTAAAATGGAAAGGTATAGAAGATGGGCTTGCGGCTTGCAAAATTGCAAAACAAAGATATCCTACCATTCAAATCGTGATGTTTGGACCTGAGCCAAAAGAAAAAATCTCTTCAGACATAGAATTCCACAAAATGCCTTATGGAGAGAAATTAAGAAAAATCTATAATTCCTCTGACATTTTTGTTTTTCCCAGCCACAACGAAGGATTTGGTCTTCCTCCGATGGAAGCAATGGCTTGTAAATGTGCTGTGGTGGCGACCGAAGTAGGGGGAGTGCCTGATTATACAATTCCGGGAAAAACAGCTTTAGTTTCTAAACCTAAGGATGTAAAAGCAATGTCAGAAAATATCATTAGATTAATAGAAAATCCAAAAGAACGAAAGAAAATTGCAGAGAATGGCTATGATTTTATTCAGGATTTCGGTTGGGATTGTTCAACTGATAAATTGGAAAAAGTTTTCCAAAATTATGTTAAATAG
- a CDS encoding oligosaccharide flippase family protein, which yields MFNALKIKIRRLLIWSQKYTQTDMIYLAKGGSWLTLGQIISTAAFFLLAVAFANLLDPVTYGNYRYILSLVGVLGIFTLTGMRTAIIQAVARGLEGSFYTGFKTKLKWGLLGSLVAIGGAIYYWIKGNSLLPIPLFISAIFLPLMLASQVYGGFLVGKKLFDIQVKYNTLSQIVSAGTLIGALFLTKNLFWLITIYFVSRTFLNYFFYFLTKSKFKPNKKEDPQTLSYGKHMSLLGVLITGALYLDRILVFHYLGAVPLAIYHFAITPVEQLWSFLKNFQPLALFKLTIRSKEEINKNLYKRTFQLLFIGGIIVLAYVLIAPFLYRILFPKYLESIFFSQLFSLTILFKLAGLFVGTIFPSHKLIKSQYIGVISSHLFLIISLLVLGALWGIIGIMTAKILFSFFALIIDIILWQREIKKARIKKIKPI from the coding sequence ATGTTTAATGCGTTAAAAATTAAAATCCGGCGTTTACTTATCTGGTCTCAAAAATATACTCAAACTGATATGATTTATCTAGCTAAAGGAGGGTCATGGCTAACTTTAGGGCAGATAATTTCAACAGCTGCCTTTTTTTTGTTGGCAGTAGCTTTCGCTAATTTACTTGACCCTGTCACTTATGGAAATTATAGATATATCCTTTCTTTAGTTGGAGTTTTAGGTATCTTTACTCTCACTGGAATGAGAACGGCTATAATTCAAGCCGTAGCTCGAGGTTTAGAGGGTTCTTTTTATACTGGTTTTAAAACCAAATTAAAATGGGGGTTACTGGGAAGCTTAGTTGCCATAGGAGGAGCCATTTACTATTGGATCAAAGGAAATTCTCTTTTGCCTATTCCACTATTTATCTCAGCTATCTTTTTACCCTTAATGTTGGCTTCCCAAGTATACGGTGGTTTTCTAGTTGGGAAAAAATTATTTGATATTCAGGTAAAATACAATACCCTCAGTCAAATCGTTTCTGCTGGAACATTAATTGGTGCTCTATTTTTAACCAAAAACCTGTTTTGGTTAATTACAATTTATTTTGTTTCCCGCACCTTTTTAAATTACTTCTTTTATTTCTTAACCAAATCAAAATTTAAACCAAACAAAAAAGAGGATCCTCAAACCCTCTCCTACGGAAAACATATGAGTTTGCTTGGAGTTTTAATTACCGGAGCTTTGTATCTGGACAGAATTTTAGTCTTCCATTACTTAGGAGCAGTTCCACTTGCAATTTATCATTTTGCTATCACCCCTGTTGAACAGCTTTGGTCCTTTTTAAAAAACTTTCAACCTCTAGCTTTATTCAAACTAACCATTAGAAGTAAAGAAGAAATTAACAAAAATCTATACAAAAGGACATTTCAGTTGCTATTCATCGGAGGAATAATTGTTTTAGCCTATGTTCTGATTGCTCCCTTTCTTTACAGAATATTATTTCCCAAATATTTAGAGTCAATTTTCTTTTCCCAATTATTTTCCTTAACAATCCTATTTAAATTGGCTGGTCTTTTCGTTGGAACAATATTTCCCTCTCATAAATTAATAAAGTCCCAATATATCGGGGTAATTTCTTCTCATTTATTTCTAATTATATCTCTTTTAGTTTTGGGAGCTCTATGGGGAATTATCGGTATCATGACAGCTAAAATTTTATTTAGTTTTTTTGCTCTTATTATTGATATTATTCTCTGGCAGAGAGAAATAAAAAAAGCACGAATCAAGAAAATCAAGCCTATTTAA
- a CDS encoding glycosyltransferase family 2 protein, with protein MKISVIIATYNDPQLKKCLDSLYASQDADFEVIVIDDGSTTVDVEQVVNNYSAYYCLKLEKNTGPSISRNFGAKQAKGKILFFLDSDAQVYPDTLIKIQRRFEKEPKLQGLSIIWSDEPIKDTFFNKFKAIEMNYNFKHLFNCSWGSNGSAIYKDIFLAEGGFDEKFRKVYGEDFFLGLKLFGKGYNISLDKNILMKHCFYEKYFLGLKKYSMRAFLRARELASVKNKLETSYNSKRFQALYLLSIFTIFFGILGLFLSIPLLCLVAIGLYLIFFNLVLKLYVAFYKKYGLTFFIKAVITHYFYILSISISGILGFLIGKMFKKKSYEF; from the coding sequence ATGAAAATATCAGTTATTATTGCCACATACAATGATCCTCAACTTAAAAAATGTTTGGATTCTCTGTATGCATCTCAAGACGCAGATTTTGAAGTGATTGTAATTGATGATGGTTCAACTACGGTGGATGTAGAACAAGTTGTTAATAATTATTCTGCCTATTATTGTTTAAAACTTGAAAAAAACACAGGTCCGTCCATAAGTCGTAACTTTGGCGCCAAACAGGCTAAGGGTAAGATACTCTTTTTTCTTGATTCAGACGCCCAAGTTTATCCTGATACTTTAATTAAAATTCAAAGGCGTTTTGAAAAAGAGCCAAAACTTCAAGGTTTATCTATTATCTGGAGTGATGAACCAATTAAAGACACTTTTTTTAATAAATTTAAAGCAATAGAAATGAATTATAATTTTAAACACCTTTTTAATTGTAGCTGGGGCAGTAATGGCTCAGCAATTTATAAGGATATTTTTTTAGCAGAAGGAGGGTTTGATGAGAAATTTAGAAAAGTTTATGGTGAAGATTTTTTTCTTGGGTTGAAATTGTTTGGTAAGGGTTATAATATTAGTCTTGATAAAAATATTTTAATGAAACATTGTTTTTATGAAAAATACTTTTTAGGTTTGAAAAAATATTCAATGCGGGCTTTTTTAAGAGCTAGAGAATTAGCTTCAGTAAAAAATAAGCTTGAAACAAGCTATAATAGTAAAAGATTCCAGGCTCTTTATTTATTATCAATTTTTACAATATTTTTTGGAATCCTAGGTTTGTTCTTGTCTATACCCTTATTATGTTTAGTGGCTATTGGCTTGTATCTAATTTTCTTTAATTTAGTTCTTAAACTTTATGTTGCCTTTTATAAAAAGTATGGTCTAACTTTTTTTATTAAAGCTGTAATAACACATTACTTTTACATTTTATCAATTTCAATTTCAGGTATTTTAGGATTCCTGATTGGTAAGATGTTTAAGAAAAAATCTTATGAATTTTAA
- a CDS encoding class I SAM-dependent methyltransferase produces the protein MNQKNINQELAQWNDQMVKKHHSKGVPLESKNIFLRTIEKMRLKKIIQLAQLKKNDLVLDLGCGEGSLISLMPDLLQKIVGLDISKIALSRARKNLKEKEGVELRLGNAENLDLPNESFDKIICSEMLEHVPRPRKVMKEIHKILKNDGLLVISVPDEKRIQFIMKIAKILYLNKILGACREEEEYDWHLHRADKKFITDISKGLFEIQKIYRIPSMIGYHFIATLAKK, from the coding sequence ATGAACCAAAAAAATATAAATCAAGAATTAGCTCAATGGAATGATCAAATGGTTAAAAAACACCACTCAAAAGGTGTACCCCTTGAAAGTAAAAATATATTTTTAAGAACTATTGAAAAGATGAGATTGAAAAAAATTATTCAACTAGCTCAACTTAAAAAAAATGACCTTGTTTTAGACTTAGGATGCGGGGAGGGCTCTTTAATCTCTCTAATGCCTGACCTTCTCCAAAAAATAGTTGGACTTGATATTTCTAAAATTGCTCTAAGCAGAGCTAGAAAAAATTTAAAAGAAAAAGAGGGAGTTGAATTGAGATTAGGAAATGCCGAGAACTTAGATCTTCCAAATGAATCTTTTGATAAAATTATCTGTTCAGAAATGCTCGAACACGTCCCTCGACCCAGAAAGGTTATGAAAGAAATACACAAAATCTTAAAAAACGATGGTCTTCTGGTTATTAGTGTGCCAGATGAAAAAAGAATACAATTTATTATGAAAATCGCTAAAATTCTCTATTTAAATAAAATATTGGGCGCTTGCCGAGAAGAAGAAGAATATGACTGGCATCTTCATCGAGCAGATAAAAAATTCATTACTGATATATCTAAAGGACTTTTTGAAATACAAAAAATCTATAGAATCCCGTCTATGATTGGATATCATTTTATAGCCACTCTTGCAAAAAAATGA